The following coding sequences lie in one Myxococcus xanthus genomic window:
- a CDS encoding helix-turn-helix domain-containing protein → MREPVDHKLAAVLGGAARDARLRLGLTQGDVAERMGMAMEVYSRLERGKMLPRTQTLRRLCDVLQVSADTLLGVGRPDGAPATPRKTVKEDPVELRRMTRKLRELEPGQLRAVSRVVNAVVTVLPQPVVPAPATPAKPAARAARKRRATG, encoded by the coding sequence ATGCGTGAGCCCGTCGACCACAAGCTGGCAGCCGTGCTGGGAGGTGCCGCGCGTGACGCCCGCCTGCGTCTGGGCCTCACCCAGGGCGACGTCGCCGAACGCATGGGCATGGCCATGGAGGTCTACAGCCGCCTGGAGCGCGGGAAGATGCTGCCCCGGACCCAGACGCTGCGCCGGCTGTGTGACGTGCTCCAGGTCTCCGCGGACACGCTGCTGGGCGTGGGCCGTCCCGACGGGGCGCCCGCCACGCCTCGCAAGACGGTGAAGGAAGACCCGGTGGAGCTGCGCCGCATGACGCGCAAGCTGCGGGAGCTCGAGCCCGGTCAGCTCCGCGCGGTGTCCCGGGTGGTGAACGCCGTCGTCACCGTGTTGCCTCAGCCGGTGGTTCCGGCGCCCGCCACCCCGGCGAAGCCCGCCGCGCGTGCGGCGCGCAAGCGCCGGGCGACGGGCTAG
- a CDS encoding serine/threonine-protein kinase, producing the protein MPGEDLHPLMLQDSEEVGAFRIVRRLATGGFGAIFLAESETHRQVALKFALQGPSEEDSPGADARTWKEVHVLMRLEHPNVVELLGYRRWPDARDGYLVLIMGYVEGPTLSEWALSAQPTPRRAVQVFQQLALTLDAIHRAGVLHRDIKGNNIIIRASDGQPVLVDFGSGDHACSPVLTEDTLPPGTPSYRSPEALRFWAQPRPAGSRYAFAPTDDLYSLGLVLYEVLTGSFPYPAQLPPAGLLASIESGGFPPPSVRNPRAPKALDAIVARLLSPSAAGRPPSGAALFDALDAALAGADSAWDEHLFPPLAPEEAVTEEALEFFDGDEEARELRRWMRVPERARPPASFAPPTEPTSPWALTEVRASTGWRRWRDALKRLLATLRSWR; encoded by the coding sequence ATGCCGGGAGAGGACCTGCACCCGCTGATGCTCCAGGACTCAGAGGAGGTGGGGGCCTTCCGCATCGTCCGGCGGCTGGCCACCGGGGGCTTTGGCGCCATCTTCCTGGCCGAATCCGAGACGCACCGGCAGGTGGCGCTGAAGTTCGCGCTCCAGGGCCCCTCGGAGGAGGACTCGCCCGGGGCGGACGCGCGGACCTGGAAGGAGGTCCACGTCCTCATGCGACTGGAGCACCCCAACGTCGTGGAGCTGCTGGGCTACCGGCGGTGGCCGGATGCGCGCGATGGCTACCTGGTCCTCATCATGGGCTACGTGGAGGGCCCCACCCTGTCCGAGTGGGCCCTGTCCGCGCAGCCCACGCCCCGGCGCGCGGTGCAGGTGTTCCAGCAGCTGGCGCTCACGCTGGATGCCATCCACCGCGCGGGCGTGCTCCACCGAGACATCAAGGGCAACAACATCATCATCCGCGCGTCGGACGGACAGCCGGTGCTGGTGGACTTCGGCTCGGGGGACCATGCGTGCTCGCCCGTGCTGACCGAGGACACCCTGCCGCCGGGCACGCCCAGCTATCGCAGCCCGGAGGCCCTGCGCTTCTGGGCCCAGCCTCGGCCGGCGGGCTCGCGTTATGCGTTCGCGCCCACGGATGATCTCTACTCGCTGGGGCTGGTGCTCTACGAGGTGCTCACCGGGAGCTTTCCCTATCCGGCGCAGCTGCCGCCCGCCGGGCTGCTGGCCAGCATCGAGTCCGGTGGCTTTCCCCCGCCCTCTGTCCGCAACCCGCGCGCCCCGAAGGCGCTGGACGCCATCGTGGCGCGCCTGCTGTCGCCCTCCGCGGCGGGGCGGCCTCCCTCGGGTGCGGCCCTGTTCGATGCGCTGGACGCGGCGCTGGCGGGCGCGGACTCGGCCTGGGATGAGCACCTGTTTCCGCCCCTCGCTCCCGAGGAGGCCGTCACCGAGGAGGCGCTGGAGTTCTTCGACGGGGACGAGGAGGCGCGCGAGCTGCGCCGCTGGATGCGTGTCCCGGAGCGAGCGCGCCCGCCAGCCTCCTTCGCGCCTCCCACCGAGCCCACCTCACCCTGGGCCTTGACGGAGGTCCGCGCGAGCACCGGGTGGCGGCGGTGGCGGGACGCGCTGAAGCGGCTTCTGGCCACGCTGCGCTCGTGGCGCTGA
- a CDS encoding serine/threonine-protein kinase, translating into MMTPDTTTEELPGGPRRPRVLFTVAGTVFEFVRKLEMRSTGELLMLAQRRYRNGLSGPVVVKRLRNPATFVERRRLVEEVDLTFRLNHPAIAKVMLLKLYRGAPHIVMEYVEGRSLDTVLNLAAMRRRPLSAEFAAHVTAEVAEALSHAHGLTDEWSRPLHIVHRDVSPRNIRVGVHGEVKLTNFTVAASSLSGREVTSRELVKGDIAYASPEALRRRKVDARSDLFSLGLVLLELLTGRHPLMVDDLAPVLESEPLELHAQGPTWMPVKEVAARMAQVGPEQVERLAAGVAEPLRAILLRALRQNPSERFQTGAEMAEALRAWLDAQGGHRGRQAIAQEVEQAAVEATVRRNQAELLEGGLHPEGLTVEEAALAGEPSSETPLGEAAGSAVRLSQVAELTLEARITQTVEPAADARHAATEAPALATRLDGAHTEARSHPGLEAPTTPVAETAPPPPAPEAPDEARPEASSSQPPSPPEPSGTAPEATTPEEPDTP; encoded by the coding sequence ATGATGACGCCTGACACGACGACGGAGGAGCTTCCTGGAGGTCCGCGCAGACCACGCGTGCTGTTCACCGTGGCCGGCACGGTGTTCGAGTTCGTCCGCAAGCTGGAGATGCGCTCCACGGGGGAACTGCTGATGCTGGCGCAGCGCCGCTACCGCAATGGCCTGAGCGGCCCGGTGGTGGTGAAGCGGCTGCGGAACCCCGCCACCTTCGTTGAGCGGCGACGGCTGGTGGAGGAGGTGGACCTCACGTTCCGGCTCAACCATCCCGCCATCGCCAAGGTGATGCTGCTGAAGCTCTACCGCGGCGCGCCTCACATCGTCATGGAGTACGTGGAAGGGCGTTCGCTGGACACGGTGTTGAACCTGGCGGCCATGCGGCGGCGGCCCCTGTCCGCGGAGTTCGCGGCGCACGTGACGGCGGAGGTGGCGGAGGCGCTGAGCCATGCGCACGGCCTCACGGATGAGTGGAGCCGGCCGCTGCACATCGTCCACCGGGACGTGAGCCCGCGGAACATCCGCGTGGGCGTCCATGGCGAGGTGAAGCTGACCAACTTCACGGTGGCGGCCTCGTCGCTCTCCGGGCGCGAGGTGACGAGCCGGGAGCTGGTGAAGGGTGACATCGCCTACGCCTCGCCCGAGGCACTGCGGCGACGGAAGGTCGATGCCCGGTCGGACCTGTTCTCACTGGGACTGGTGCTGCTGGAGCTGCTGACGGGCCGGCACCCGTTGATGGTGGATGACCTGGCGCCCGTACTGGAGTCGGAGCCTCTGGAGCTTCACGCGCAAGGGCCCACGTGGATGCCCGTGAAGGAGGTGGCGGCGCGGATGGCCCAGGTGGGCCCGGAGCAGGTGGAGCGATTGGCGGCGGGTGTCGCCGAGCCTCTGCGGGCCATCCTGCTGCGGGCGCTGCGGCAGAATCCCTCGGAGCGGTTCCAGACGGGCGCGGAGATGGCGGAGGCGCTGCGTGCGTGGCTGGATGCGCAGGGAGGCCACCGGGGACGTCAGGCCATCGCGCAGGAGGTGGAGCAGGCCGCCGTGGAGGCGACGGTCCGGCGCAACCAGGCGGAGCTGCTCGAGGGCGGGCTGCATCCGGAAGGGCTGACGGTGGAGGAAGCGGCCCTGGCCGGAGAGCCCTCGTCCGAGACGCCCCTGGGCGAAGCCGCGGGGTCCGCGGTCCGATTGTCACAGGTGGCCGAGCTGACGCTGGAGGCGCGCATCACCCAGACGGTGGAGCCAGCAGCGGACGCGCGGCACGCCGCCACGGAGGCTCCCGCGCTCGCGACACGGCTCGACGGCGCCCACACGGAGGCACGCTCGCATCCGGGCCTCGAAGCGCCCACCACTCCGGTGGCGGAGACGGCGCCGCCTCCGCCCGCCCCCGAGGCACCGGACGAGGCACGTCCCGAGGCCTCCTCATCCCAGCCGCCTTCCCCACCGGAGCCCTCTGGCACGGCCCCAGAGGCCACGACGCCTGAGGAGCCCGACACACCGTGA
- a CDS encoding zinc ribbon domain-containing protein: MSAEAVWVEPCQRCDCALEAEDLRCPICGLTAPPPPRAAVERARARVVRCDSCGAAVEYSVEAKAPRCDYCGSVTHVETTADPVEQAQHWLPFTVDTESARGALMGFLGRGGFFRPSGLAQEASLESLRPVWWPAWMFDAGVDVSWTADSNAGSRRSDWAPHAGRTRFDFEGIPVPASRGLKVRECEALAPHYQRGSGQDTPHGPEGAHVERFEATRSGARRSVLEAVERLAGERLQQGVIPGSRFRNIHVAVALFSLRTQRLALPVYVLAYRYRDKPYRVLVHGQDERVVLGEAPISALRVVAVIAVTLLVLAGVLYGAGVL; this comes from the coding sequence ATGAGCGCCGAAGCGGTGTGGGTGGAGCCCTGTCAGCGCTGTGACTGCGCGCTGGAGGCGGAGGACCTGCGTTGCCCCATCTGCGGGCTGACGGCGCCGCCTCCGCCGCGTGCCGCGGTGGAGCGCGCGCGGGCCCGCGTGGTGCGGTGTGACAGCTGCGGCGCGGCGGTGGAGTACTCCGTGGAGGCGAAGGCGCCCCGGTGTGACTACTGCGGCTCCGTCACCCATGTGGAGACGACGGCGGACCCGGTGGAGCAGGCGCAGCACTGGCTCCCCTTCACCGTGGACACCGAGTCCGCGCGCGGCGCGCTGATGGGCTTCCTGGGGCGGGGCGGCTTCTTCCGGCCGTCCGGGCTGGCACAGGAGGCCTCGCTGGAGTCGCTGCGTCCGGTGTGGTGGCCGGCGTGGATGTTCGACGCGGGCGTGGACGTGAGCTGGACGGCGGACTCGAACGCGGGCTCGAGGCGGTCGGACTGGGCGCCGCACGCGGGCCGGACGCGCTTCGATTTCGAGGGCATCCCGGTGCCGGCCTCGCGCGGGTTGAAGGTGCGGGAGTGCGAGGCGTTGGCGCCCCACTATCAGCGAGGCTCCGGTCAGGACACGCCCCATGGGCCGGAGGGCGCGCACGTCGAGCGCTTCGAGGCCACGCGCTCGGGCGCCCGGCGGAGCGTGCTGGAGGCGGTGGAGCGCCTAGCCGGCGAGCGCCTCCAGCAGGGCGTCATTCCGGGCAGTCGCTTCCGGAACATCCACGTCGCCGTGGCGCTATTCAGCCTGCGCACCCAGCGGTTGGCCCTGCCCGTGTACGTGCTGGCTTACCGCTACCGCGACAAGCCGTACCGGGTGCTGGTGCACGGGCAGGATGAGCGGGTGGTGTTGGGCGAGGCGCCCATCTCCGCGTTGCGCGTGGTGGCGGTCATCGCCGTGACGCTGCTGGTGCTGGCGGGCGTGCTGTACGGCGCTGGTGTGCTGTAG